A part of Prolixibacteraceae bacterium genomic DNA contains:
- a CDS encoding lysine exporter LysO family protein, with amino-acid sequence MKGSVIILCFFALGAILGVYDLLPLEHVPVDNVSEYVLMSLLFVVGIGVGADSSSWDLIKSMNYKILMVPILIAIGSIIGAALVSFALPNISFADGAAVGSGLGYYSLSSILITKANGEMLGTIALLSNIIRELTTLILVPFYVRYFGRFAGIASGGATSMDTTLPIITKYSGKEIAVISVFNGIVLTLLVPVLVYFSLSILPIIVKLSTDLFG; translated from the coding sequence ATGAAAGGTAGTGTAATAATATTATGTTTTTTTGCTTTAGGGGCAATTCTTGGAGTGTATGATCTTTTACCTTTAGAGCATGTTCCTGTGGACAACGTGAGTGAATATGTTTTGATGAGTTTGCTTTTCGTAGTAGGTATTGGTGTGGGTGCTGATAGCTCTTCATGGGACTTGATAAAATCAATGAATTATAAGATATTAATGGTTCCTATTTTGATTGCTATCGGTTCGATAATTGGTGCAGCATTGGTCTCATTTGCTTTGCCTAACATCTCATTTGCAGATGGAGCAGCTGTTGGGTCAGGATTAGGATATTATAGTTTGTCTTCTATATTGATAACAAAAGCTAATGGAGAGATGTTGGGTACAATTGCATTACTCTCAAACATTATTCGTGAGTTAACAACACTTATTTTGGTCCCTTTTTATGTGAGATATTTTGGTCGATTTGCTGGAATTGCTTCAGGTGGGGCTACTTCAATGGATACAACTTTGCCTATTATTACAAAATATTCAGGTAAAGAGATTGCTGTCATTTCTGTGTTTAATGGGATTGTTCTCACTCTGTTAGTTCCAGTCTTGGTCTATTTTTCTTTATCAATATTGCCAATAATAGTCAAGCTTTCGACTGATTTGTTCGGTTAG
- a CDS encoding AMP-binding protein — MIKLNNLERSAMIFREKVISYREMIKNIHGFADLFVDEKVDKVAIFSENRPEWIYAFYAAWRNNATAVPIDFMSMASDVAYVLEDSKPEVVFTSKEQKSILIEAIANCGYNPKIVVFDELDLDHIASERDNWSDPKNMDDTAVIIYTSGTTGSPKGVMLSYTNLEANVWAVTGGVTIYTEDMETLLLLPLHHIFPLGGSMLIPLASGGTIVIAASMQPNEMMETLKNNKVNLIIGVPRLYEIMYKGVMSKMEKSKIAMFLYRLAKRINSKSFSRKIFKKVHDNLGGNLEFMIAGGAALSSEVGAFWKIMGFEILEGYGMTEASPMITFTRPGKIVAGSPGEALQGIQIRFEEGEILAKGRNIMKGYYNRPEETADVLKDGWLYTGDLGYMDEKGLLFITGRKKEIIVTPNGKNINPVELESKLDLISEGVKESGVILHQDQLHAIVVPEYSFLESHGIKDIDTFFKKEVFSKYNESVSSYKRIVKFTIINMELPRTRLSKIQRYKLEEFIAAAEAPRQEETKDNKAPLSKEYAAVKDFIEAQVDMEILPEHHIEFDIALDSLAKMNLIDFIEKNFGVKIDEERLLKFPSISNMVDHIRENKLFHKVENINWSQTLKERVNVTLPRTWPTTNWIRMASKLFFKFYFRLTGVNRQAMPEGACIIAPNHQSFIDGLLVASYINNRTMNDTYFYAKKEHINNALLRGVADRNNVIVMDLKKDLKESIQKMAEVLRQGKKLIIFPEGTRTYDGSVGTFKTTFAILSKELNVPILPVAIRGAYNAMPRGSKFVKPFKKIEVEFLDLYYPEEKEPKVIAREVKEMISQRVY; from the coding sequence ATGATTAAACTAAATAATCTAGAACGATCTGCAATGATTTTTCGTGAGAAAGTCATTAGTTATCGTGAGATGATAAAGAATATCCATGGATTTGCAGATCTTTTTGTGGATGAAAAGGTAGATAAAGTTGCGATTTTTTCTGAGAATCGCCCTGAATGGATCTATGCTTTTTATGCTGCATGGAGAAATAATGCTACGGCAGTTCCAATTGACTTTATGTCCATGGCTAGTGATGTGGCCTATGTTTTGGAAGATAGTAAGCCAGAAGTTGTATTTACTAGTAAGGAGCAAAAATCTATTCTGATAGAAGCTATTGCTAATTGTGGATATAACCCCAAGATTGTTGTATTTGATGAATTAGATCTAGATCATATTGCTTCTGAACGTGATAATTGGTCCGATCCAAAGAATATGGATGATACTGCTGTTATCATCTACACCTCTGGTACTACTGGGTCACCAAAAGGTGTTATGTTGAGTTACACTAACTTGGAAGCAAATGTGTGGGCAGTTACTGGAGGTGTTACTATCTACACTGAAGATATGGAGACCTTACTTCTTTTACCTCTACATCATATTTTTCCATTAGGTGGCTCTATGTTAATTCCATTGGCTTCAGGAGGCACAATTGTTATTGCGGCGTCTATGCAGCCTAATGAGATGATGGAGACCTTAAAGAATAATAAGGTAAATCTTATTATTGGAGTACCTCGCCTGTATGAGATTATGTACAAAGGGGTAATGAGCAAGATGGAGAAATCTAAGATTGCCATGTTTCTTTATCGTTTGGCAAAACGAATTAATTCGAAATCTTTTTCACGCAAGATCTTTAAAAAAGTTCATGATAACTTAGGTGGCAATCTTGAGTTTATGATTGCTGGAGGTGCTGCTTTATCTAGTGAAGTTGGTGCTTTTTGGAAGATTATGGGTTTTGAAATACTCGAAGGTTATGGAATGACTGAGGCATCACCTATGATCACATTTACTCGTCCTGGAAAAATTGTCGCAGGAAGTCCTGGAGAGGCCTTGCAAGGAATTCAAATTCGGTTTGAAGAGGGTGAGATCCTTGCGAAGGGACGCAATATTATGAAAGGATATTATAATCGTCCAGAAGAGACTGCAGATGTATTAAAAGATGGTTGGTTATATACTGGTGATTTGGGATACATGGATGAGAAAGGTCTCTTGTTTATCACAGGTCGTAAGAAAGAAATTATTGTCACTCCTAACGGAAAGAATATCAATCCTGTCGAGTTGGAGTCAAAATTAGATTTGATTTCTGAAGGAGTTAAGGAATCAGGAGTAATTTTACATCAAGACCAATTGCATGCAATTGTGGTTCCTGAATACAGCTTTTTGGAATCTCACGGAATTAAAGATATAGATACATTCTTTAAAAAAGAAGTATTCTCAAAATACAATGAATCAGTCTCTTCATACAAGAGAATTGTAAAGTTTACAATTATCAATATGGAGTTGCCTCGAACTCGGTTAAGTAAGATTCAACGATATAAACTGGAAGAATTTATTGCTGCTGCTGAAGCTCCACGACAAGAGGAGACAAAAGATAATAAAGCTCCATTGTCAAAGGAGTATGCTGCAGTTAAGGATTTTATTGAAGCACAAGTTGATATGGAAATTCTTCCGGAACATCATATTGAGTTCGATATTGCTTTAGATTCTTTGGCTAAGATGAATCTAATCGATTTTATAGAAAAGAATTTTGGAGTTAAAATAGATGAAGAGCGTCTATTAAAATTTCCTTCGATTTCGAATATGGTTGACCACATTAGGGAAAATAAGCTATTTCATAAGGTTGAGAATATTAATTGGTCTCAAACTCTCAAAGAAAGAGTGAATGTGACTTTACCTCGTACCTGGCCAACAACTAATTGGATTCGTATGGCCTCGAAATTATTCTTTAAATTTTATTTTAGATTAACAGGGGTAAATAGACAAGCTATGCCAGAAGGGGCTTGTATTATTGCACCAAATCACCAAAGTTTTATTGATGGGCTTTTAGTTGCGTCCTATATAAACAATAGAACAATGAATGACACATACTTCTACGCTAAAAAAGAGCATATAAATAATGCTTTGTTAAGAGGTGTGGCAGATCGTAATAATGTGATTGTGATGGATTTGAAGAAGGATCTTAAAGAGTCAATACAAAAGATGGCAGAAGTGCTTCGTCAGGGTAAGAAGTTGATAATTTTTCCTGAGGGTACTCGTACTTATGATGGAAGTGTTGGGACTTTTAAAACGACCTTTGCAATTCTAAGTAAAGAGCTGAATGTGCCAATTTTACCTGTTGCAATTAGAGGTGCTTATAATGCAATGCCTAGAGGTTCAAAATTTGTAAAACCTTTTAAGAAAATTGAAGTCGAATTCTTAGATCTATATTATCCTGAGGAGAAGGAGCCTAAGGTTATTGCTCGTGAAGTGAAAGAGATGATTAGTCAGAGGGTATATTAA
- a CDS encoding transposase translates to MKYDIEFKEMVVSLVQSGQSVTKVAKDYKVSPITLRSWLKKAASIEGLAGKKTLTAEEQEIKRLKKALKNAELERDILKKAVSIFSKKD, encoded by the coding sequence ATGAAATATGATATTGAATTTAAAGAGATGGTTGTATCCTTAGTGCAATCAGGTCAAAGCGTTACCAAAGTAGCGAAAGATTATAAGGTAAGTCCTATAACGCTTAGAAGCTGGCTAAAGAAAGCCGCTAGTATTGAAGGTTTAGCAGGAAAAAAAACGCTTACTGCAGAAGAGCAAGAGATAAAACGTCTAAAGAAGGCATTAAAAAATGCAGAATTAGAGCGTGATATCTTAAAAAAAGCGGTGAGCATTTTCTCCAAGAAAGACTGA
- a CDS encoding IS3 family transposase gives MNKYLFIRDHRSFYSVGKMCELLRISRKSFYQWVNKDYSSKHPSIQRTLTIKEEIQRIYDQSKGRYGSCRIRITLRRSDIYLSRSYVARLMNRMGLKSILKKKFKATTDSRHDYPVAPNLLNREFRVEKLGSKWVSDITYIKVLNRWAYLTTVIDLADRQVIGWALSEDMTTENTVLKAWTNARNNRDIQKGFIFHSDRGSQYASNLFRNIFIKHCDAKQSMSRKGNCWDNAVAESFFKTIKYECLNHT, from the coding sequence CTGAATAAGTATTTGTTTATAAGGGATCATCGAAGTTTCTATTCAGTTGGGAAAATGTGTGAACTTCTTCGTATTAGTAGGAAGTCTTTTTATCAGTGGGTGAATAAAGATTATAGTTCAAAGCACCCATCTATTCAAAGGACATTGACCATAAAAGAAGAAATACAAAGGATTTATGATCAAAGCAAAGGCAGGTATGGAAGTTGTCGAATTCGCATAACATTGAGACGTTCTGACATCTATTTGTCAAGGAGTTATGTCGCACGTCTTATGAATAGAATGGGATTAAAAAGTATCTTAAAAAAGAAGTTTAAAGCAACAACAGACTCAAGGCATGACTATCCTGTTGCACCAAATCTTCTAAATCGAGAATTTCGTGTAGAGAAGCTTGGAAGTAAGTGGGTCTCAGATATCACATATATTAAGGTTTTAAACCGATGGGCATACCTTACAACTGTAATTGATCTTGCAGATAGACAAGTGATTGGATGGGCTTTGAGTGAAGATATGACTACAGAGAATACCGTTTTGAAAGCATGGACCAATGCTCGTAATAACAGAGATATACAAAAAGGCTTTATTTTCCATTCAGACCGTGGTTCTCAATATGCAAGTAACTTATTTAGAAATATTTTCATAAAGCACTGTGATGCAAAGCAGAGCATGAGTCGAAAGGGTAACTGTTGGGACAATGCTGTAGCAGAAAGTTTCTTTAAAACGATCAAATATGAATGCTTAAATCATACCTAA
- a CDS encoding IS1380 family transposase, translated as MIKDFNSKVTPFGGIYLIHDLLISNGIIQFINEQLVDRDPKCIYKFSDLLLPRVYTTFCGGSATEDINYLRDNTLNNLRSISIPSADTILRGDVELSTPCEIIEGKTTIKGQKINVNTLMNKFLLASAIKFKQLDPNASDLIYDFDHQFIPTQKSDAEYSYKKTEGYFPGVATIGNIPVYIEGRNGNCHVKTAQLETHKRALELLASKGVKLRYARMDCGSYIKEVTDYFHQEGILFSIRASHSNVLLSKASKTDNWSCCEINNQAYEVNSFKYEFGQYTHRIIAYRKPNKSNQMSLITNDAKSYQFIVTNDWDITEEQAIIFYNQRGASEKVFDIQNNDFNWKSMPHSNLEENTVYLIIMAVAHILYRYIISKFADLVDGLKTTSRLKAFIFRFVTVAAKITKSGRRVIVHLATNNKKLIKSTKTG; from the coding sequence ATGATCAAAGATTTTAATTCAAAGGTGACACCATTTGGTGGGATATATTTAATTCATGATTTGCTAATTTCAAACGGCATTATTCAATTTATTAATGAGCAATTAGTAGACCGAGACCCAAAGTGTATCTATAAGTTCTCTGATTTGTTATTACCACGCGTATACACTACTTTTTGTGGAGGTAGTGCGACGGAAGATATTAACTATCTTCGGGATAATACATTGAATAACTTGAGATCAATTTCTATCCCTTCTGCTGATACCATTCTAAGAGGAGATGTGGAGCTTTCTACTCCATGTGAGATTATCGAAGGAAAGACTACAATTAAAGGCCAAAAGATAAATGTTAACACACTAATGAATAAATTCTTGTTGGCTAGTGCTATTAAGTTTAAACAGTTAGATCCTAATGCTTCTGATCTTATCTATGATTTTGATCACCAGTTTATTCCCACTCAAAAGAGTGATGCAGAATATAGCTATAAGAAGACAGAAGGATACTTCCCAGGAGTCGCAACCATAGGTAACATTCCTGTATATATTGAAGGACGAAATGGAAATTGTCATGTTAAAACGGCTCAATTAGAGACCCATAAACGAGCATTAGAGTTGTTGGCATCCAAAGGTGTAAAATTACGATATGCAAGAATGGACTGTGGTTCATATATCAAAGAGGTTACAGACTACTTTCATCAAGAGGGTATTCTATTTTCGATTAGAGCCTCTCACTCTAACGTATTACTATCAAAAGCATCAAAAACAGATAATTGGTCTTGTTGTGAGATAAATAATCAAGCATATGAAGTCAATAGCTTCAAATATGAATTTGGTCAATATACACATAGAATCATCGCATACCGAAAACCCAATAAGTCCAATCAAATGTCATTGATAACCAATGATGCGAAGAGTTATCAGTTTATAGTAACCAATGATTGGGATATTACAGAAGAACAAGCTATTATATTCTACAATCAACGTGGAGCTAGCGAGAAGGTTTTTGATATTCAGAACAATGATTTTAATTGGAAATCAATGCCTCACAGCAACTTAGAAGAGAACACTGTTTACTTGATAATAATGGCTGTAGCACACATTCTATATCGATACATAATATCAAAGTTTGCTGATTTAGTCGACGGGTTAAAGACAACAAGTAGACTCAAAGCATTTATATTTCGCTTTGTTACGGTGGCAGCTAAGATTACCAAAAGTGGGCGAAGAGTGATTGTTCATTTAGCAACAAACAATAAGAAACTAATTAAATCTACAAAGACTGGATAG
- a CDS encoding IS3 family transposase gives MRQLRQTVNQYIYWYNNDRVHSALDYKTPVEKEMELRNINLKSIA, from the coding sequence ATGAGACAGCTACGTCAAACGGTTAATCAATATATCTATTGGTATAACAATGATAGAGTGCATTCAGCTTTGGACTATAAGACTCCAGTTGAGAAGGAGATGGAATTAAGAAATATAAACTTGAAAAGTATAGCTTAA
- a CDS encoding zinc-dependent metalloprotease, protein MLKIVSLFALFFLSVIQVKSQGHVNCSCNHGHDVKKIEGIIEKDPEFKRSFEKSKALSERDYTRFLRTRKRADFDSKSNKPKYTIPVVVHLIHHHGPENLTDEQVHDAIAILNMKYSNRNHDLKDLVPDFLPIVGNPRIEFKLAVFDPDGYPTSGITRTVSYKTKDGNNVEDLIRWPRSKYLNIWVVRSISGLRVSGSALLPMYVDDEKSKGQDGIHMSYWAFLKLYDGTDDTLVHEVGHWLNLYHTWGTGNSVGLSRNCGEDDSVDDTPNTVGGLNETDILRESCGSLDMVQNYMDYPTNSVAFTKGQVDRMHAALNSSVAERNKLWTDENIRKTLGDGQIRCVLDNHIVIENVTNDGSVDQVLNGVVENGSFISKSVLLDGVIVEGLPEGVKCSVMSNSDGTFKIHLIGKTINHEKVHNCMLRFHFPNELFVGNNKGDVGVLVSVMFRDPYQVYSKKIQEVVNKDEPYSVIRTHISDRYLELVYMDKRLSFITDGREIICEPDRFNLAVISEGAIIGEDRNWQTVSERYYQDYYTLYQGPFTSWLGQNGYVGIKFYNEFHEPYYGWVNLSLDSKGEECTASEIFVYTKPYQSIVAGKKITNHHSSLHSNGDTFYEDRVYGNGIMGNSLEFYFSDGITLNPNRVFVNGEDYEVSDLPESMDLELVEVNGGLIVRISGKATNHLQEDNKVIEMQLKSSLFSSVEKYLVPIKLNIEFNNNEKYFPHTKKYGSIRVNSYPFKVVLGDIVREMRIKKIGRDHYAITTDGVYIAQVIHTDNIQSLEAGDLVDASLNWKKDAKNFDVCSPSFDDLKKTPCYIGFYILRDNKPFYGWMNISVYGNGSSVSVKDCVIQLEPYKPIVVGEKSVGNKASVKIVSMSSTVEVGEKIQLFLQNVDNVVECQWYVDGVKSRRGSSLEIKDISFAKEGKYRVKAIVLLNDGKQTECYYDIVVVARGVKYCTVDRHTLDQEDVSMEINSRRFRLGDYKRPIVWLLNKTENRLRVLSQIGDDELYTTCFIDWDGDRVFEEEERVVNSERILGSVVHFDTPEFFVNRTRARWIVGRTPQVGSCSNLSDDTTVMDFEVEVEGLSDQVNFATKVDEVFLSSIKLFPNPVTDFVYLVVPQSSVLCCYNLKGNNILENKLTKGQNRVDLRQVPAGIYFFDIRFLDGTSVQKQVVVH, encoded by the coding sequence ATGTTGAAAATCGTTTCGTTATTTGCCCTCTTTTTTTTGTCTGTTATACAGGTTAAGTCTCAAGGACATGTTAATTGTTCGTGTAATCATGGGCATGATGTCAAAAAAATTGAGGGAATTATAGAAAAAGATCCGGAGTTTAAACGTTCTTTTGAAAAATCAAAAGCTTTATCTGAAAGAGATTATACTCGGTTTTTGCGAACAAGAAAAAGAGCTGATTTTGATTCGAAATCAAATAAACCTAAGTATACTATTCCAGTTGTAGTCCATCTCATTCATCATCATGGCCCAGAAAATCTAACTGATGAGCAAGTTCATGATGCTATTGCTATATTGAATATGAAATATTCAAATCGAAATCATGATTTGAAAGATCTTGTTCCTGACTTTCTGCCGATTGTTGGCAATCCTAGGATTGAGTTTAAGTTAGCTGTTTTTGATCCCGATGGTTACCCAACTAGTGGAATAACTCGTACTGTCAGTTATAAAACAAAAGATGGCAATAATGTAGAAGATTTAATAAGATGGCCTAGGAGTAAGTATTTAAATATATGGGTCGTAAGGAGTATAAGTGGTTTAAGGGTTTCTGGTTCTGCTCTTCTGCCCATGTATGTCGATGATGAGAAGAGTAAAGGGCAAGATGGAATTCATATGTCTTATTGGGCATTTTTAAAGCTTTATGATGGTACTGATGACACATTGGTTCACGAGGTTGGGCATTGGCTAAACTTGTATCATACATGGGGTACAGGTAATAGTGTTGGGTTGTCAAGGAATTGTGGCGAAGATGATTCTGTGGATGATACTCCAAATACGGTAGGAGGGCTTAATGAAACCGATATTTTGCGTGAATCTTGTGGATCACTTGATATGGTTCAAAATTATATGGACTATCCCACAAATTCAGTTGCATTTACAAAAGGTCAAGTTGATCGAATGCATGCTGCATTAAATTCATCCGTTGCAGAACGAAATAAGTTGTGGACTGATGAAAATATCCGAAAGACTCTTGGCGATGGGCAAATAAGATGCGTTTTAGATAACCATATAGTAATTGAAAATGTTACGAATGACGGTAGTGTTGATCAAGTTCTTAATGGTGTTGTTGAGAATGGTTCTTTTATTTCCAAATCGGTTTTATTGGATGGAGTGATTGTTGAAGGTTTGCCAGAAGGTGTCAAGTGTAGTGTGATGTCTAATTCGGATGGAACTTTTAAAATTCATTTGATAGGTAAAACGATAAACCATGAAAAGGTGCATAACTGTATGCTTCGTTTTCATTTTCCAAATGAACTATTTGTCGGCAATAATAAAGGAGACGTTGGGGTGTTGGTGTCAGTTATGTTTAGAGATCCATACCAAGTCTATTCGAAAAAAATACAAGAGGTGGTTAACAAAGATGAACCTTATAGTGTTATACGAACTCATATTTCGGACAGATATCTAGAGTTAGTGTATATGGATAAGAGGTTGAGCTTTATAACTGATGGCAGAGAGATCATCTGTGAACCTGACCGTTTTAATCTAGCTGTAATTTCTGAAGGGGCAATTATTGGAGAAGATAGAAATTGGCAAACGGTGTCTGAAAGGTATTATCAAGACTACTATACATTGTATCAGGGGCCATTTACCAGTTGGCTTGGACAGAATGGGTATGTTGGAATCAAATTTTATAATGAATTCCATGAGCCTTATTATGGTTGGGTTAATTTGAGCCTAGATAGTAAGGGGGAGGAGTGTACGGCTTCTGAGATTTTTGTTTATACAAAGCCTTATCAATCAATCGTTGCAGGAAAAAAAATAACAAACCACCATTCATCATTACATTCCAATGGAGATACTTTTTATGAAGACCGAGTGTATGGAAATGGTATTATGGGGAATTCTTTGGAATTTTATTTCTCTGATGGAATTACACTGAATCCCAATAGAGTATTTGTCAATGGTGAGGATTATGAGGTGAGTGATTTACCTGAATCTATGGATCTCGAATTAGTAGAGGTGAATGGAGGGCTTATTGTACGAATATCCGGTAAAGCGACGAACCATCTACAAGAAGATAATAAGGTGATAGAAATGCAGTTGAAATCATCTCTGTTTTCTTCAGTAGAGAAATATCTTGTTCCCATTAAGTTAAATATTGAATTTAATAATAATGAAAAGTATTTTCCTCACACTAAGAAGTATGGCTCTATTCGAGTGAACAGCTATCCTTTTAAGGTTGTATTGGGTGATATTGTTCGAGAGATGAGAATAAAGAAAATTGGACGTGATCATTATGCTATAACTACAGATGGTGTCTATATTGCACAGGTTATTCATACTGATAATATTCAATCTTTAGAAGCCGGAGATTTGGTTGATGCATCACTGAATTGGAAAAAAGATGCGAAGAACTTTGATGTCTGCAGTCCTAGTTTTGATGATTTGAAGAAAACACCATGCTATATAGGATTTTATATATTAAGAGATAATAAGCCATTTTATGGATGGATGAATATATCTGTTTATGGTAATGGGAGCTCTGTTTCTGTAAAAGACTGTGTGATACAGTTGGAACCATATAAACCAATTGTTGTTGGTGAAAAGAGTGTGGGAAATAAAGCTTCAGTGAAAATTGTTTCAATGAGTTCTACGGTTGAGGTTGGTGAAAAAATTCAACTCTTTTTGCAGAATGTAGATAATGTTGTTGAGTGTCAATGGTATGTCGATGGTGTAAAGAGTCGGAGAGGTTCAAGCCTTGAAATAAAGGATATCTCTTTTGCGAAAGAAGGTAAATATCGAGTTAAAGCGATAGTTCTGTTAAATGATGGAAAACAGACAGAATGTTATTATGATATTGTTGTTGTTGCTAGAGGGGTAAAGTATTGTACTGTGGATAGACATACTTTAGATCAGGAGGATGTATCAATGGAAATCAATAGTAGAAGATTTCGTCTTGGTGATTATAAGCGTCCTATTGTATGGTTACTTAATAAAACTGAAAATAGACTGAGAGTTTTGTCTCAGATTGGAGATGATGAGCTTTATACAACATGCTTTATTGATTGGGATGGAGATCGTGTTTTTGAAGAAGAAGAACGAGTCGTAAATTCAGAGCGTATTTTGGGTAGCGTTGTCCATTTTGATACGCCAGAATTTTTTGTAAATAGGACGAGAGCTCGTTGGATTGTAGGGCGAACTCCTCAAGTGGGTAGCTGTTCCAATCTATCTGATGATACTACCGTAATGGATTTTGAAGTTGAGGTTGAAGGTCTGAGTGATCAAGTGAATTTTGCTACAAAGGTTGATGAGGTTTTCTTGTCTTCGATAAAACTCTTCCCTAATCCAGTTACTGATTTTGTATATCTTGTTGTTCCCCAGTCTTCAGTTCTCTGTTGTTACAATTTGAAAGGAAATAACATTCTGGAAAATAAGTTGACAAAGGGACAAAATAGAGTTGATTTACGTCAAGTGCCTGCAGGAATCTATTTCTTTGATATTCGTTTTTTGGATGGTACAAGTGTTCAAAAACAGGTCGTAGTACATTAG
- a CDS encoding FprA family A-type flavoprotein has protein sequence MHQVKLSDDIFYVGVNDRRSDRFENYWPLDKGMAYNSYLIVDEKIALLDTLERAFIDEYIDNIKNVIGDREVDYLIINHMEPDHSGAIRAIVKEFPNITFVGNKKTFPMLESFYKFTENTLEIKDGENLSLGKHNLQFHTIPMVHWPETMVTYETTTKTLFSADAFGSFGALNGGIFDDELDISYYEEELIRYFTNIVGKYCPHTQKALRKLDGLEIKTIAALHGPIWRSHIDMILEKYEKWSTYQSENGVVIVFGTMYGNTEKMADTIARQLAVRGIKNIRVYDASKTHPSYIISDIFKFKGFIVGSCAYNNEMFPTVETLINKIKHMGIKKKSLGVFGSFAWNGGGVKNLMKFAEDIKWEVVGPPVEEKGALKEDKYQQCIDLANAMADKLEQ, from the coding sequence ATGCATCAAGTAAAATTATCCGATGACATCTTCTATGTAGGTGTTAATGACAGACGATCCGACAGATTTGAGAATTATTGGCCTCTAGACAAAGGTATGGCTTATAATTCATATCTTATCGTGGACGAAAAAATAGCGTTATTAGACACCTTAGAACGGGCTTTTATTGATGAATATATTGACAACATTAAGAATGTGATTGGTGATAGAGAAGTAGATTATCTTATCATTAATCATATGGAGCCTGACCACTCTGGAGCAATAAGAGCTATTGTAAAAGAATTTCCAAACATTACTTTTGTTGGTAATAAGAAGACCTTTCCTATGCTTGAAAGCTTCTACAAATTCACAGAGAACACATTAGAGATTAAAGATGGGGAAAACCTAAGTCTTGGAAAACACAATTTGCAATTCCACACAATCCCTATGGTTCACTGGCCTGAAACAATGGTAACCTATGAAACCACAACTAAAACACTTTTCTCTGCAGATGCATTTGGTAGCTTTGGAGCACTCAATGGCGGAATTTTTGACGATGAACTAGACATCTCCTACTATGAAGAGGAGCTGATAAGATACTTTACAAATATCGTAGGAAAATACTGCCCACACACACAGAAAGCTCTTCGTAAATTGGATGGTCTTGAGATCAAAACAATTGCGGCTCTCCATGGGCCCATTTGGAGATCACACATTGACATGATTCTGGAAAAGTATGAAAAATGGAGTACTTATCAATCAGAAAATGGTGTCGTTATCGTATTCGGAACAATGTACGGAAACACAGAGAAAATGGCTGACACCATTGCTAGACAACTTGCAGTGAGGGGAATAAAAAACATTCGCGTCTACGATGCTTCTAAAACACACCCTTCATATATTATTTCTGATATTTTCAAATTTAAAGGTTTTATCGTAGGTAGTTGTGCCTACAATAATGAGATGTTCCCAACCGTAGAAACTTTGATTAATAAAATCAAACACATGGGAATAAAGAAAAAATCACTTGGCGTTTTTGGCTCATTTGCATGGAACGGAGGTGGTGTTAAAAACCTTATGAAATTTGCAGAAGATATTAAATGGGAAGTTGTAGGTCCTCCGGTAGAAGAGAAAGGGGCTCTAAAAGAAGATAAATATCAACAATGTATTGATCTTGCAAATGCTATGGCAGACAAGCTCGAACAATAG